In Desulfofundulus kuznetsovii DSM 6115, the following are encoded in one genomic region:
- a CDS encoding sporulation protein, with protein MSLWDNLKRKVFPDLSLDVRLPSLEYVQGGTIQGEVLLKAVKTSRRIKGIQLELLEEWHEGEEGEKRRHRQRETAVKMDLAREVTVDPGKVLELPFTLHLPLNLVISSDRHRCFLRVQVVIAFAPDVTRMIELTIRPSPAITAVWESLSWHLGFASCGLTSTSRQQVFKFCSGPGTPTDFRHIEHIEMIFVNEEDGLRIHMKAKVDLLGNLDADNYFTLFIPYQEMFRSDGTPAHQCIGERVIRRLWDALRPVGKSHLTGKEPSC; from the coding sequence TTGAGTTTATGGGATAACTTAAAAAGGAAAGTTTTCCCCGATCTCTCCCTGGATGTGCGCTTGCCGTCCCTGGAGTATGTCCAGGGAGGGACGATACAAGGGGAAGTTCTTTTGAAAGCGGTAAAAACTTCCCGGCGCATCAAGGGGATACAGCTGGAATTATTGGAGGAATGGCATGAGGGAGAGGAAGGGGAGAAGAGACGTCACCGGCAAAGGGAAACCGCGGTCAAAATGGACCTGGCCAGGGAAGTGACCGTAGATCCGGGCAAAGTATTGGAATTGCCTTTCACCTTGCACCTACCCTTGAACCTGGTCATCAGCAGTGATCGCCACCGTTGTTTTTTGCGTGTACAGGTGGTGATTGCCTTTGCCCCCGATGTCACCCGCATGATCGAACTGACCATAAGGCCTTCCCCGGCCATCACTGCCGTATGGGAATCCTTGTCCTGGCATTTGGGTTTTGCCTCCTGTGGTCTTACCTCTACTTCCCGGCAGCAAGTATTTAAATTTTGTTCCGGTCCCGGTACACCCACCGATTTTCGCCACATTGAACACATTGAAATGATTTTTGTAAACGAAGAGGACGGACTGCGCATTCACATGAAGGCAAAGGTTGACCTGTTAGGCAATCTTGATGCCGATAATTATTTCACCCTTTTCATTCCCTATCAGGAAATGTTCCGATCCGATGGTACGCCGGCTCACCAATGTATTGGTGAAAGAGTTATCCGGCGTTTATGGGACGCTTTGAGGCCGGTGGGCAAAAGCCACTTAACCGGAAAGGAACCCAGTTGCTGA